A stretch of DNA from Phocoena sinus isolate mPhoSin1 chromosome 5, mPhoSin1.pri, whole genome shotgun sequence:
GGGGTGCCCGGCCCAGCCTCACCCCTCAGGGTAGCCTGGCCATGGGCCCAGGCACCGCCGGACGGGGCATTCTGCCAGGGCCCGGGGCCTGTGGGCACAGGGTGGGCCTGCTTTGTGGGGTCACCAGGGCTCTTGGGAAACCGTGAGGGTGTCCCGCAGTTTCCATGAGCTTGGGGGCCTCAACGGCCTGGCTTCTCCATCTGGACGGCTCATCCCCACTGGCCTTCCAAGCAGGAAACCCAGGGCCCGTCACGGCCACGTTCTCTAGGGGCCTGACACTCCCAGGCCTTCACCCCGTGCTGTGGATGGGACGGACCACTGGCCAGGCCTCCACTCACCCGGCCCAGGGTGTGCTCGGAGGCTGGCTGGCCCGGTGGAGCCGTTGGGTCGGGGTTGGGTTATGCGTGCTGAGGCGGAGGACTGAAAGTTATGGTCTGGGCTCCCGTGCACGCGGGGAGAGGATGGTGGTGCCGGCACGGTCGTCGCCCCCTGGCACCAGGGAGTCCATCCTCCCGACCTGCCCTCCTTCAGCTCTGCCCTGCCTGCGCCCGGGCCTGGACCCATCCCCCACACTCCCTGTgcttccctgcctctgcccagctGGGGGGTCTTCCTCGGCCAAACCCCTGCCTTCGGAGACGGGCTCAGCTCACCGCTGCCTGCTCCCAGGAGGTGCTGGAGGCCCCTGAGAGACGCCCCTTCCTGCCCTGAGCCTCCGCGGGGGGAGACGGAGCCCTGTGCCGAGGTTCACAGCCCTGCCCAGCCGAGGGCACGTGGGCCCACCCGTGGGGCCGCTGGGAGCTGTGCCTGCCTTCCCCACCTGCCTGGCCCCTCCTCGTCCTTGGACGCCGAAAGTGAGGGCTCTGCTTCCGGGAGCGTCCCCCGGGCCCCCCTCTCCAGGGCTTCCGGTGCCCCTGAAACCTGAGAAGAGACGGTTGGAGCCCAGCCTTTTACCCTGACTCTCCTGGACGTTTGGCTGGAGGCCTAGCAGGGGGTGTAGATGCCTCCTCCGAGCCGCCTGGCTGCCAGGACCCTGAGCACGGGCAGCGATGCCTCTGGGCCACAGCTGCCCTGCGGAGGCATCGGGACCCGCTGTCCTGGGGCTGACCAGGCCGGGTGCCCTGGGGCAGCAGCTTTTCCTGATGACAATTCACCAGCCCCAGCCAGGCCAGCACATGGGCCTCTGCCCTCTCCCAAAGCTCCAAGGAGGGTTTgggtcgggggagggagggggcagtgggaagGGGTCCCAGGGCCTTGGAGGTGCAGCCTCCAGCCGCATGTCTGGCGGTGGATACTTGTCCAGAGGGGACGACTCCTGTGCTCTGAGCTCCACTGTAGGTGAAGacgggggctggggggcggggacgACCGAGTCACAACCCGAATTGGTGGAGCTGGGTCTGAGACCCTGAGCCGGCTTTGCCTGCCTCTCCCTTGGTCCCCCTGCCCCTGGTGCTGGGATGCACTGAGGCAGCCCTGCTCTGTTCTTGGAGTCGTGGTTGAAGAAAGGTCCACCTGGAGGATGGTCAGGTTTGGCACACGCTCTGGGGGACAGAGAGCCAGCGCTAGGGCCACTTGGTAGGTTGAATCCTTCGTctagggcggggcgggggggaggtttcctggaggaggtgggacttGCGGTCACTGGTTCACTTGGCAAGCACTACTGagtgctctgtgccaggtacccAGGCCGGAGGAGTGCAGCAGTTGTCAGCCTTCCTGGGCGGTGCTGTGTGGTGTCCCTGTGTCCCTAGAGAGGGAGGGGCCTCCGCCAGGAGCTGATGGCAGGCCCGGGCCCTGACCCAGGGACCCCTGCTGCCCTCCCCCTCTGCACCCCAAGTTCTgactgtgggggagggagggagccccagCCAGCCCACCCCATCCTGAGCACCTCCCCTCCTTCCGCCTAGGGCTTCAGCCCGCCTCGCAGGGTGTCAGAGGGCGAGCTCTGGGCACgtgggtgcgggggtgggggcacCTGGGCGGAGACTTGGGGACGCCTCGCATCCCAGGCTCAGCTTCCCTGTCCTGGGACGGCTCAGACCGAGAAGCTCCTGTCATAGTCAGGCCCGAGGAGGGTCCTCTGTTGAAGGTGGAGGTTTTCGGCCTGGACTTTGTGAGCCCTTCCCCCTGAGTTCAGGCCACCCCAGAACCCCGAGGATGCCAGGCAGGTTCACGGATGGGCACGCTGGCCcgtgggcctgggggtggggtgggggcaccaCGTGGCCATTGCGGCCCGTCCAGCAGGTGTGAGGGCCCTTGCTGGCAAGCCACCTGCTTGAGTTTTACCTTCAAAATGTTCAGTCCCGATGCCTTAGGTGACCCTTCTCTCTGAAGCCCCCGCAGGCTCCACTGCTCTGGTCTTCTGCCCGGCTAAGGCTTGGTCCCCTGGCCAGTCCCGGTGGGCACTCAGTCCCTAGGCCCTGCCGAGGTTGGCGGCCCATCCCCAGCCTGGCTCTCAGGCCCTGCTGTCCTGCCCTCCCCGTTACAGCCCCACCACCTCTCACTGCCCGTCCTGCACGTGCTCTGGGCCGGGCGGCCTTGCTGCCTCTCTTGGCCGGTCCTTCTGCAGAGCTCTCCTTCATCCTACACTGCACCACCTGGCTGGTGCTGGAGGTCCGTGTCCCTGTCCCCTGAGCCTCAGTCAGACACTGGCAGAGGCCGGCTGAGGGTGGGTGGCCGGGGACCCCAGCCAGTGCCAGTGGTCGCTTTGTCCAAGGTCAGCATTGGGGGGCCTCCCATGAGAGCCAGGAAGCAGCAGGGGCGTTTACCCAGGACCATGGGCAGAGGAGGCGTGACGGTGTCCTTCACGGGGAGCCTGCCGGCCACTGCACGACACAAATCAAGCCCAGTCCcgagccagcctgcctgggttcagaGCCCAGCTTGGCTCCTTGACCACAGCATGACCTCACCTTTGTCCGTCAGGCtgttcatctggaaaatgggaataacagcaGTGCCAGCCTCCCTCGCAAGGGTGCCGTGAGGATCAAAGTAGAAGACACAGACGTACCAGACATActgcacttagaacagtgcccagtCACCTTAGCAAGCATCACAAAGCtggaaggcagaaaataaatggCTGGCTCAAGGAAGGTCCAATTTGcaggagggaaaaagggaagaaggacCAAAGTGTATTGAATAGGAagacttcagagaggagctgatGCCAGAACAGGGTTTTGAAGAATGAATAAGAGTTTGCCAGTAAGTCCGAAGGTGAAGTCTAGGCAACCtgctgggaagggaggggatttACTTGAGGTCAGTCCTTCGTTTGTTCACTCCTTTATACAGCAAGGCTTCCCCAAGCTGTTTCCTGCGGGGTCGTGGGGTACAGGAGCAGCCCACCCAGCCAAGTGGACCAGGCAGGTCTGGGTGTGGATGGTGCTGATTGATGCAGGGCGATCAGGGCTGCGGTGGGGCTGCCCATGGTGAGAGGGATCCACACCACCCGCTCCCAGCTACTCTCTGGCCTCAAGCACTGTGCCGGCTCCTCAGCCCACCCCATGTGTCACCCAGGCCAGCAAGCATCCCGCCTGCAAGGAGGGGAGCAGGCAGACAGTGGCCGAGCCAGGGGTCTGCTCGGGGCCGGAGCCCTGCCCCCGCCCAGCCTGGTGGTGGTGGCGTTTGTACCGTAAGTGTGAGCGTGTTGGCCGGAGGATGGCTGTGTGCAGGGCATGCAGGTGGGTGGGTGTTGGTGCACACACGTGTCTGCGGGTCCCCAAGAGTGTGTTCCTGTGTCAGTCTCcccgtctgtctgtctctgccccTGCCACCCCTCTGTCTGCCGTCTCTCCTCCTCTGGGTCTCCTCATTTGTTTGCACCCCAGTCCCTTACCCTGGGCCCTCCCTGGGCCCCCGCCTGTGTGAGCCGGGGCGGGGCAGAGGCGGGGGCTGCGGCCTGGACCCCACCTCTCAAGAGCCCGGTCTGCCCAGCGGAGGTGCCTCGTTCGGTGGCCTGGGCCGGCCAGCCTGGTGACAGGGctggggcgcggggcggggccgggagccCGGGCCGCCGGTTTGGGGTCTGGCTCGCTCACTGCAATGTTGATGGCCCGTCAGGGCGGCCCTGATTCCTGCGCTTTCAGTTAAAAGGTTTCTGTTGTTGTAGCTTATGCAGTTGCTCTGTTGCTATGGAAACGTGACATCAAAATGACGTTTCCCGTTTAAAAGCTTTTAACTAAATTCCTGCCTGTCAGATGTAGGCCCCATTTTGAGCGAGGAGCTGCCTTCCAGGAGCGGGGCTCCCGCCGCCGTGGTGCGCAGGCCCCACGCGGCCCGGCCCGAGCGCGCTCTCTAAGCCCGCAGGTGCCCCCGGCATGGCAGCGGCCGAGGTGCCCGGCCGCCTCGTGTCCTCGCAGACGGAGAAGCACCGGCGGGCCCGCAACTGGACGGACGCGGAGATGCGTGGCCTCATGCTCGTCTGGGAGGAGTTCTTCGACGAGCTGAAGCAGACCAAGCGCAATGCCAAGGTGTACGAGAAGATGGCCAGCAAGCTGCTGGAGATGACCGGCGAGCGCCGGCTGGGCGAGGAGATCAAGATCAAGATCACCAACATGACCTTCCAGTACAGGTAGGCCCGCGGCCACCGCTGTCGCCGCCACAGAGCCCCAGGGCGCCCCAGGCTGGCTGGGCAGGCGGTCTGCACAGggacaccgccccccccccccccccgcccccgccctggcCGGGACATCCCCAGAGCTgagtcggggggcgggggggagtccTGGCTTTGTGTAAGTGAGAGGGGACCTGCAGAagccatgggggaggggaggggggaaaccgaggcacaggaGGGCCGGGCTGGGGCTGACCCCAGCTCCCCAGGCCTCGGCCAGGGCACCAGCCCCCAGGCCCACGGGCGACTCCCACTCGGCCCCCCAGGCTTGGCTGTGCTCCACAGGGTGGCGGGTGCTGCTGTGTGGGCGGGAAACTGAGGCCGGAGGAGGCTCAGCCGCCAGGCCCGCGACCCGGCCTGTCCTGCCGCTCTGTCACCTTCAGTATCCGCTGAGCCTGCTGTGAGCACAGCACAGCGCTGGCCTTGGGGCCTGGGCGGGGCGTGGGGGgctcagggaagccctgagtgccCAGGAGGGTCCACTCCCGGGAGGAGGCCCCCTGCCCTGGCTGCCGTGGGAGGAGCCCGGTCGGGGCCAAGCGCGTGGCTCCGGCAGGGGAAGCTCTGGCGTCCCGGACGGAGCCCTGTGGCCCCACGTGCCCAGCACCGTGGAGTGTGAGGCCAGGCCTATCTGCAGGGGCTCACGGTGAGGAGAGGGTCACAGGGAGGACAAAGGTCAGAGGTGTGGCGTGGGTCAGGGCAGGTAAAGGTCAAGCAGCAGCTGGGCTCTAGGGGGAGAGTGGCACCGAGAGCATGGGCCCTGGGGGCGGCCTGGGCAGCCCCTGAGAGCCTGTCAgtgttggtggggggagggtgccGTCTAGGGGGCCGTGCCGGGACCCAGCTGGTCCCAGCCCAGGCCACCTCTGGCCCTCCTAGTGGCCGCCGTGGGCAGGGGCACACAGCTGCGTGTGGACGAGGCCCTGCAGGTTGGCCTCAGGCACCTTGAGCCACACCGTGGGTGAGAGGACCCTCACCCCGACTCCCATGCCCACCTCGAACAAGCAAGGAGAGACCTCACCCCTCCTGTCCTGACGCTCCCggcccgtctggagcctggggACGTGCAGGggctccccagggccctgggcaACCAGAGGCTGTTTCAGTTGCATCCATTTAACTTTTTCTGGTCCTTGGAGCTCCTGAGCCTGGCCTGTCCGAAGGCCCATTTCTGACCCCCAGCTTGGCCCCCAGCCAGGCCCCGGGGTGGAAAACAGGCGGCTGCTGGGGTCCAAAGGCATCCGAGGAGTCGCTTAGGTAAAGTCTGTCAGATTCCAGTCGCCGGCTCCTGACGGAAGGGCCGAGTAGCACGTAGGCGcacctgccccccgcccccccacccgcccccgcccGGTGAGGAGGGAGCTGCGGAGGTGACGTAGGCTGTCTTACGGGGCTCCTGTCTGACTCCATAGCTCCAGGGCCCTGACTGGTGTCTAGCCGGGTCATTCATTATTTATCCTGAAAGCTTCTTCAGAGTCCCAGGGGAGGGATTCTGTTCCATTCCTGGAAGAGGGATGTGGGCCCCAGAGGCCACAGGAGATGAGGGTATGGCTGAGAGGGCCCAGGGCCCCCTCGCGGACAGCACTTCACAGTTTAGGAAGCACTTGCACACCGTGGTATCTGTCAGCTCCCGTACAccgatggggaaacagaggcccagagcaggagagggacttgcccaaggccacacagccccTCACAGGCCAACGCTTTAGCTGCACGACTGGTTCTTTCTCCCCCCGCCACCCAGAGCCTCCCACAGCAGAGACTTTATTTTTTCacgacagcttttttttttttttaaacaatccttgtttgtttatttatttatttatttattggccgcaccgcagggcttgcaggatctcagttccccgaccagggattgaacctggaccctcggcagtgaaagcacggagtcctaaccactggaccgccagggaagttccgagacagctttgtgtgtgtgtgtgtgtgtgtgtgtgtgtgtgtgtgtgtgtgtgtgtgtgtgtgtgtgtggcatgtgggcctctcactgctgtggcctctcccgttgaggagcacaggctccggacgcgcaggctcagcggccacggctcacgggcccagccgctccgcggcacgtgggatcttcccggaccggggcgcggacccgcgtcccctgcatcggcaggcggactctcaaccgctgcgccaccagggaagccccggagacAGCTTTTTATCTATTAAGATTGtcgggggaattccctggcggtccagcggttaggactctgcgctctcactgtcgcggcccaggttcaatccctggttggggcactAGGATGCCGCAAGTCGCTCAGTGtaaccggaaaaaaaaaaaaaaatgctggttaAGGAAGCCTGGGGGTGGCCAGGTTCCGTGGGGGGTGTTTTGTTGGCACACCGTTCAGGTGCTCCCCACGCCAGGGCGGGcctttccttatttctctgaGGAGTGGGCTGGCTTGAGTTGACAGACCAGGAGCTGGGGGGGACGCCTGCggagggcctgggctgggccccGAGCACCATCGTCCACCCGCTGTGCCCATGTCCGTGTTGCCCTCCGCGGGACGGACGGTGGTCCGTGGTCAGGAAGCCGGAGCGGCCTGCTCGTCCCCACGTGGCCTGTCCCGGGCTTCCTGCCGAGGACAGTCTGCTTGCTGGGTGCTGCTGGAGGGCACGTCCTGCCTGGCCCGCCTCTGCCTGCTGCCCTGAGCCACGCACCTCTGCGGGGGGCCACTCTTTCAGGTGGTCAGCTCGTTATCTGCAGTGACCAGTGTGACCGGCGGCCACACCCTGGCGGGGAGCCCCTTGTCAGAGACAGAGGCCATCTGGCCACGGGGCGCTCTGTTGCTCAAAGGCCTCCCCACAGCAGGAAGAGCGAGGGGCAGGAACatgggggctggaagctgaggccagGGGCCCGGGAAACCCTGTGGCCTCTTTCCTGGCCTGGCTGGTGCTGCCCAGCTGTCTTGCGGCCgcctctccccatccctcacCTCCCAGGGGACAGCCAAGGCCCAGGGACCTTCAGGTTCCGTCTGCAGGGGAGGGGAGCATGGTGCAGGGCCTCGGATGGGCTCAGGCCCACACTGGGCAGAGCTGTGCAGTGCAGACCCTGGGCCTGGGGCCcgagtggggatgggggatgcCAGGCAGTGTGGGAAGGGACCCCGTCCGGCCCAGCCCGGGTCCTCCTGGTACCTTCAGCCGAGAATATCTGACAGCTTGCTGTTTGCCAGACACCGGGCGTTGTCTTCTTAAATCTTCCCGAGAGTGACGGCCACGTGAGGAGCTTACTTTGATCATCCCCGTTTTACTGATgtgaaaatggaggctcagagaggttaatggACCTGCTGATGGTCACACAGCAAAGCGATGGAGATGAGAGACAGACTCAGATGTGCTGGACACTGAGGCCTGTGCTCTTACCTTCTGAGCTTCTTGCTCCCCAGGGCGTCCTCTTTAGAGAAGCGCGTTTATTATATGACCGTAGTTTACGTTTGCATAACACATCATGTTACATTTTATTCCCATGTTGTTATTATACCATATATTTGGTTATTGCCGGTTAACTTGTTAAAAAGCAGCATTTGTTCATTGCAGAGAGTTTAGAAATTCCAGAAAAGCAAAGAGAGGATGAATGAGCCCAAGGTCCCGGCACTCACGCTGGGGCACGTGCATCCTTTCCAACATCCAAGGTGGTGTAGGTCCCGAGCCCGACTTCTTGCTGAGTCCCATGTCACCTTGGCCCTGGGGCCTGGCCGATTTTTCTGGGGAGGCCTGGCTGCCACGTGGCTCCCCCAGGTCCGGAGCCCCCGAGTGCCCCTCCGCCGAGGGCCGGGCGAGGCAGGGCCGGGAGCAGCTGTTTCTCACCCTTGGCTCTTGTGTCTTTCGTTTCAGGAAATTAAAATGCATGACAGATAGCGAGTCCGTCCCGCCCGACTGGCCCTATTACCTAGCCATTGATAGGATTCTGGCCAAGGTCCCCGAGTCCTGTGATGGCAAACTGCCGGACGGCCAGCAGCCGGGGCCCTCCACGTCCCAGACCGAGGCGTCCCTGTCGCCGTCTGCTAAGTCCACCCCTCTGTACTTACCGTATAAGCAGTGCTCCTACGAAGGCCGCTTCCAGGACGATGGCTCCGCCAGCTCCTCCAGCTTACTGTCCCTTAAGTTCAGGTAGTGTGTGTGCTTCCCTCTCTTGCCTCCACACCAGCGGGGCCGGGCACCCGCCCTCCGGAGAGGGGGCTGAGGGCCGCGAGGGGGCTGTCCTGGCGGCGGCATCCTCTACTGGCCCGGGCCGGCCGCGGAAGCCCGGGTAGTATATGCACCAGCCccaggggcagggaggccagAGACAGGAAGGCAGGTGGTTCCCGAAGCTTGGGCTGTCGTGTCCACAGACTGGGTGCATCTCCTGCTCCGTCACCGCTTAGCTGTGTGGAAAGTCCttgatctctctgggcctcagcctccctctgtgaaatggggataaatcAGGACCTTCTCCAAGGAGGGCTGGGACTGGAGGCGAGTGCTCCCGCCTTCCCTCAGCTTCTGGCTCTTGCGCTCCCCCTACCCCAAGCAGACTGTGCCCTGGGGTCCCCTTCTCCCTGGCCTGGCCGGGCCGGCTGGTCTCTCAGCACCAGGGAGGGGGTGTCAGGCTGAGCCTCCAGGGTGTGCTCGGAGCCTGGCTGCAGTGGGGGGACGCAGCCCCTCTGCCGTCCACGGCGTCCTGCCAGGCATGTGCTGACCTTGCCTAAAGATACCCTCAGTCAGGTGTGCGGGAGACACACCCCTGTGGTGTGGGGGCCGGGGAGCCAGAGGAGGTGACGTTTGGGCTGGGCTTTCACGGATGAATAGGAGTTGGCCAGTGGGGGAGAGAACAGGAAGAGTGTGGATTTGAGCCGTGGCCCTGCCTCCCCTGAGCCTGGTCTCAGGTCTGTCAGATGGGAGTAGGGTGGGGTGAGGAAGGCATCTCCGGGGGCCCCTCCAGTCTGACACCCCCAGTCTGGGGGGCTGCTGCTCCGTTTGTTCTCAGCAAAGACCCCAGACAGAAATGCCTTTGCTGGTGGCCAGGCCGAGTTGCAGGGAAGTCTGAGATTTACGGACAGTTGTTTCCATGGATTGAGCCCAGTTCCCAGACTGACAGCTGCCTCAGGCATTGCACCAGGACTGGGACGTGGGGCTGTTCTCCCTCTCGGGGCCGagctctgctctctgcccctgAGGTTGGCGGGGGTCACGAATCTTCTGCACAGAAGCAGAGGGCCTGGGCTTGGGGACGGGCAGGATCTTGGGGCCTGGTGGGGTTTGGCAGCTCCCTGCCCACCCGTGGGGGCCGGTTAGACCCGGGATGCCCCACCCCCGAGCAGAGAGCCCAGGGCACGCCCACCCAGCTCAGCGGGTTTGGGGGTGCTCTCGTGGCAGGGAACCCCCGCCTCCTAAGCCCGCGCCCCCTTCGTGGTGGGAGGGCCCGGCCCTCATGTGCGTGGACGGTAGCCCAGCACCCCGTGTGCCCGGTGGCGGCCGGGAGGGTCGGGCAGGCCCGGGCTCCGTGGCCAGCCGTCCACACGCTGGCGCTGTCCTTCCAGGTCGGACGAGCGGCCCGTGAAGAAACGCAAGGGACAGGGCGGCCACTGGCAGAGGAAGAAGCTACGGCTGCTGGAGACCATGCTGGAGGAGCAGCGCCGGCTCAGCCGCGCCCTGGAGGAGACGTGCCGCGAGCTGCGCCGCGGGCTGGACCAGCACAGCCTCCTGCAGGCgcagggcctgcagctgcaggagCGCACGATGAGCCTGCTCGAGAAGATCATCGCCAAGTCCGGGGTCTAGGCCGCCCACCggccccccgccgccgccgcctcggccTCCAGCGTTAAAGCCCCCCGGGCACGCGGCCGGGGCCCCGGGCTCAGTGCAGGGCAGCTCCCGGGAAGAGCCTCCCGGAATCTGCTCTCCAGTATCGTCACTGTCGACGGTACTCGGAACGGCTTTTGATGTTAAACGTGTCATTTTCATCACTGCCTGGAAGCGGAGGTCACGGTGCAGCCTTGGAGGGAGGCGCAGGCGGTCCCTCCCAAGACGAAGCGGGTGGACACAGCGCGGGGGCAGGTGTGTCCCCCTCCCTGGGTCTGCTGCGTCGGCCCTGAGAGCCTC
This window harbors:
- the MSANTD1 gene encoding myb/SANT-like DNA-binding domain-containing protein 1; translated protein: MAAAEVPGRLVSSQTEKHRRARNWTDAEMRGLMLVWEEFFDELKQTKRNAKVYEKMASKLLEMTGERRLGEEIKIKITNMTFQYRKLKCMTDSESVPPDWPYYLAIDRILAKVPESCDGKLPDGQQPGPSTSQTEASLSPSAKSTPLYLPYKQCSYEGRFQDDGSASSSSLLSLKFRSDERPVKKRKGQGGHWQRKKLRLLETMLEEQRRLSRALEETCRELRRGLDQHSLLQAQGLQLQERTMSLLEKIIAKSGV